A region of the Phoenix dactylifera cultivar Barhee BC4 unplaced genomic scaffold, palm_55x_up_171113_PBpolish2nd_filt_p 001547F, whole genome shotgun sequence genome:
CTAAAGCAATTTATTGTGATATTACTGAAGAGTGATGACAAATCAAGTTCAGAGCACAGTGATCGTTCATGAGGAGGAAGCGGGCAGCTGTAAGACACCTGATAAAAGGAAGGCTTCATGTCATAGCACGGAAGAAGGttcttggtttcttggtttctcTACCATCTATGGCCCAATAGGCATTTGCAACAGAAGTTTAAGGTATAATGGATATAGGAAAGTACATAACCAAACATGCAGGTTTTATAAATCCACGTTGCACAAACTACTCACATCTGAATTCCATAGGAACTGCGTTTGACACAACTTTATGATTACAAACAACTAATATCTATATTTTGACAGTGTGGTAAAGCATCCACCTTAAGCATATATTGAGAGGAAAGGTAGCAACATCTTCTCAAACCACAGCTTAACATTACTCTCACCATCAATGTTCCTCGGTAGGAAGACCTAGAATGCTGGAATCTCCTGGATTGCCGAAATGACTTCATTGATAGTTTGGAATCGGCGTCTTTCCTTGAGAAGCATTTTAGCAAAGTCAAGGGCACGGCGCTCACAATATGCTCGCTTGCTAGCATCAGCAATTGATTCAAAATCTTCAACATGAGCTACTCCCACTATTCTCCTGTAATCCAAGAAATTCAAGTGAATGTTAGAAACATTGAAATACCATGTGTGAGATGCATCATTTTTTCCAGTAGAAGAGTGCAGCACATATAGATGAAATCAGCTGaattaaatatgaaagataGTTGCGGGGGGAGGGGGGCCGGTGGATGTTCTCCTATTTTGCTTTTTTGTCTTTTCAACATCATTATGGTATAATAGTAAATTCTGCTAAGGATGTAGATGATGTAGACTTGATAACTGTTTACACTTTCCAGTGTATGATTACCACTATTCaatcattattaaaaatattatgatCATTAGAGAATCCTTAATTATCTGGTTATTTGCAAGAGTATTCATTATAATAAACTAGAGTGTGGCACATGCAATTCACATGGCCTTGGAAACTTTGGGCACATGCCTGGGAAATGTGGAGCTGCAGAGCATCTAGAACTCCCCCCATCGAATTCTAATTATATAGTATAATAGATTACCAACCATTTAAACAAAAGGACATGGTGGTGAAACTAAGAAAGTAAACGCAGACCCATGCGTGATGTCTCAACCAATATGAAGTTATAAATCTTCCAAATGTTTAATCCAAAAGGGAATGCCTGAATGTCTCATCAAACAAGCGTGCATGCAAATAGAAGTGGTACCCGAAGAAATAAAAGCTTGAGCATGGATATGCTAATGTGTATAATCCTATTAACATTGTCAATAGTATGTCTAGTTCCTATTATAAAACTTGTATTGAAAATCAACATATTAAaactctcatttttttttttactttggcAAGCAGAGCACGTGAAATTTTTGCCAAGATATTGTTGAAGGGGTATCAGAATAAAGTCTTAACATTATTTGCATAATTGTTCTTTATGAAACATAATCATCAAGAATAATTTGCTTCCTTAAGCTTGAATTAGTAATTCAGTAATTCTAAAGTTGAATAAAATGAATAACATAACAAGATATACTTCTGCAGGATTACCTTATCATTTTAGCAGCACCAAATCCAAGAGCATCATGGAATAAATTGGCCATGTACCTCTTCTGGGCAAGGAGTTGAAGTTCAGGCTTGTTGTATATAGACACAGGATATGCCTCACCATTCCCATCCTTGTGTTCATCCCAGAGCGAAATGAACTGCTTCTGAAAAAGATTCCAAGTTTCTTCAGTCGTCCTCAAAATCCACTGTTTGTATGCCTGCAAAATAAGACAGATACAGCtcatcagaaaataaaaaaatagttccAGTGTCAGTAGAAAGATTGACAAATTGGCCTGGGCATGAACTACAATGTAAAAACACCAGCAATGCATTATTACAATCTTAAGacaacaatgagaaacaataatcAAGTGATCATGAAGTACATGAAACAACTTTCATGTGGAATTTAAAGGAACAATATATGCAACAACTGGAAAGTTCGTCGATCAGCAATTGCAAACATTAGCTGAAAGAAGGAGAAACGTCCAATCTCTagttgtcatatgtcaagagaTGTCTACTCATGGGAAGTCCATGATATGTGTCACTTTCCCTTGACTGCACATAAGATTTTAGCGGATACAAGCTTAATTGAAAATTGGGAAATTTTGTCAAGTCATAGCTACTTTCATACTTCTTCAAGTAATAGCCTTAGATTTTGGTTGGTTAGCAATCCATTTTTGGATAGAAGAGCACTAGTCTCTGTTGGTGTCCTTAATAAGTCCTGGTAAAATACTAGGTTGGTCCTACAAGTCAGTCATTAAGAATGATTCTCTGGACTCGAGTGTATATAGTACTCCAAGGGAAATGATATTAATTGAAATCCATCAATCACTTCCCCAACCATTAAAAACGGGGTTTTTCCTTAGCACCTGCATTCTCTATTCCTATATTTCCTTCAATTTTGAACCTCTTATCCTTCTGCCTCCTTATCTCTCGTTTCCCTTATtcatcttttactttcttccttGCTCTTTTCTTCACTTAAGCGGTATTTTTTACATGTTTGACAAACTTGACCTTGTCCACGTGTCTAAACCATGACTGCAAACAAAAGCAATCAAAAATTTAAGCTGAGAACAAGCTGCATTACGTACTGCAATTAAGCATTTCACAGATAACATCATTGTATTATAGACTGCAATTAGATCTTCAAATAGATTGCAATTAAGCTTATCATAGGCTGTATTATAGACTGCAATTAAGCATTTCACTGTTTATAGACTGGAACTAGATCTTCAATTAATCATTTCACTGATAACATCAAAGTATATCTAGCTGTATTATAGACTACaaacaaaacttttttttttttgcttaagacTACAGGTCAATTGTTCATTAGTAATAAAAACTATAATGCAACACCTATGATATCAAAGGAAAAGGCgatcaaaaattataaaaattaatgcCTTTTAATGGATTTCTCAAAAATAAGTGGAAtatgaaaaatagaaatatgACAAAAGGTTGTAGTAAGAAGGTtcgtttatatttttttgtgtaTGTAGTAAGAATTCACAAACAATGTGACATTCTCAAAAACTGTTCTGTATCAACTTGAGTTCAGAATACTAGTTTGGCCactggaaattgattaattatgGAGATACATGGAGGACTTAAACATTTCATGCCTCGATTACTTACTACTAAATTGAAGAATTATGCCTACTGCACACAAATGAATACAAAGGAATAGTATCTgatgagacagagagagagaaggaaggggGGGGGAAGATAAACATACTTGACGGTCATTCCCTTTATCAGCATGTCCGTCTTGTGCAAAGAAGGCCAATATTAGGTTTCCTAAAAAGGCTCCTAAGTCAAACCCCATGGGTCCATAAAAAGCAAACTCTGGATCAATGACCTGGGTAGAATCGCTAGTCACCATGATAGAACCAGTATGGAGATCTCCATGGATTAGGGCTTGCGCCCTCTCACAGAACCTACACAAAGGAAAATACGTCTCAAATGACTTTTCATATGCAGCATGATGCAAACGAAATATACATAGTAGTGTTCAGAAAGAAAGCATCATTAGCAAGACAGGGATTACTTAGATTTCAACTCAGCCACTTCAATCTTTAAACAATCATCATCTCGAACTGCCTCAGCATCACGATCAAGGTAAGGAGAAGTCCAACGATTATACTGAGACACCTTATATGGGTCTGAAAAGACAACCTGCTCAGTGAGCCTACAAAGCTCCACATTTCCACAAAATTCCGCAACTGCAAAATGCATTTAGAAGCCATGTTAACAAAATGATTATATGCATGCTACACTTAATCTTGTTAAGACTTTTGATACAGAGGAAACTACTAAATTTTATAAATGGTACAGAAAATGTCAAGCAATGCTTCTTGAGAAAAAAACCTCTTATTTGCAAGAAATAGCATTCAGCATGAACTGCAGAGACATCCATTTAGTATTTACATATATGTAAGAATCTAACAAAGTAGTAGGGCTAGCACATGTTTCACACTACCAAAcaggaagaaaaacaaaatcgcAAAAAATCTGAATAAAATATGGAAGCATAACAAAGTAACACACAACTAAAACATTGAAAGGTGGAAAATATGAAGCAGTGCTTCTTGATAAAGACTCTCCAATTTCCAACATGTACTACTCAACATGAAGTGGAAATATACATTGCACTTCAGACCAGTATACACATATGCATAAGTTCTTAGAATATTAAGGGGCAAAAAACTTTATAAAATGTTCCTTGGGAGAAAGTCTATAATTAATAAGAATAGATACTAGCAAGAGGATGAGCGAGAACTGAAAGTTCAAGTAAAATCTATAAGGCTAACAAGTAAAGAAAGTTTAACTTGACGCATGTTAAAACGTTTTTAACCAAATTTTATGAATAGAACATTTTTAACACTGTAATTGATGTCGAAGTGTGTCGATCCATCAGTGTTGTGGGATTCACAGTTTGTAACAAACTTAGCAAATTACCTTATTCCAAGCACAAGTGCCAAGGTCTGTTAAGCACAAGCCACTTTTGAACTTTTTGCACACCCTTTGTTCTACGCCCTAAGACAAGTTTCAAGACTTCAGCTTCAATGCTACAGCCACACATCCAAGCACCAAGAAGAACACAAGAGACTAAGAGAGAGACATAAGTGGAAAGGTTATTCCTTCAATTGGATTACTTCCAAACTCTGTTTGCTCACAAACAAGGGTGACACTCTTATTTTACGCCCTTAATCCAGAAAAAACCACTGGACAGGAACCATGCAGAAATAAGGTTCAGCACCTATATAATGCCTAGATATTTCGCAGGAATTAGAAACTCTAACCTCCCAAAGAACTTCCACCATCTCACAAATACTGTCGTTTTCTGGAACCTTCCAGACTACCTCAGAGACCTCCACAAAGTGTAGGACTCCATTACTTTGGTAAATAATAAACAATCAGCTGGATCAATTGCTCCAAAAATTACAATCATTCTTTAAAGCCTTTGCTAAACATCATTTTAAAGACGATAATTTTCCTATAGAAAAGATAATTTGCTTAGTTAGTGGCGATGAGATCCGAGTTTGATCCGAAGTGTCATGGAGGGTCATCATATATCCAAGTGCGCAACACATCAAGAAATTGAAGACTTCTACTTTTGGGGTAACATTAGGAATCCTGTACAGCTGCAGAATAAACACAAAGTTATGCATATTCTCATCTTTATCATTGTtgtaaaccaaaaaaaaaaaaatgcacacTATGAGTTTGTAGCTCACCCAAAGGAAGCAGTGAGATTGCAGTAGAAgaatgcaaaagaaatttgagaATTTAAGCCTTAACTGTTTCACAAAAATTTAGGAAACTAGCAAATTTCAGAAAGTATCAAATAAAAAGAATTAATAACTAATATAAAATGTAGGAGGATATCTACAAGATTATAGCTATCATCATCAGTCTTACAGTTGTGACtttcaaaatataatatttttaaagttaaaatcaagaaaggaaaaaaaaaagtaaactaAATGATGAGACAATTCATGCATTTTAATCAGCATTGTCAAAAAGCTTTACATAGAAGCCACACCTGCACGTTTATGCTCTGATGTAGAATGATAAAGAAGGGATGTGAAGAAAAGTGTCTTTGCCATGTAGTCTGACATATGTTGCGCAAGCAAGGGATATTCAATTCCAGCAATCAATCCTTTCCGCAAAATTATGTGTGGCGGCTTCAAGTAGCGCATGGCAATCAAAGACATAGGCCGGTCAAAATGGTAAACTTCtggtacatgatttggacacaCTCGGCCATGCTCTTGTAATGCCAATGTCTCAAAATACGCGCGCTCCTTTGTCATCGGCCACGATTCACCTATGCAGCGAATGTATGGAAGAGCCTGGTTTGTCATGAAGAAAGGATGGGATAATCTTGAAGCAGCATCAAGAAAAGGAAGGCAAAAGCCAACTCTTGTATTATACGATGAACAGCAAATATTGCCCATGCAGTAATCGACAAGAACAACAATTGTTCCATATATGAAGTAGTTCGTAACTTTttttttgactgaagaatggaTAAATATCTGATACCAAGTAAGTGAGAGGATTTTCGCATGCCAAATGTCAAGGCATGCCTTCAAGCATGTTATAACACTCTAGCCAAACCAAATCTCATTTAAAAAGCAAGAGTTTTAGAAGCTTAACCTACTTACTCACCTGTGCATCTCCTATAGCTTGCATATGGATGGAAAAAAGATTATGCGtaagatttttgtttttttttttctttttgtcttaTAATACATGGATACCTCAAGTCCCAAAGGGAAAATATATTGGAGGTCTTCCAAGATTGGTTGAGATTAGGTAGCAGACAGAACGGCCACTGATTTTTCGCATAGATGGCATATCAAACTAATGTGGCtaagtattaaaaaaaaggtactCTTCAAGTAAAGGACTCAGAAATAATAATTG
Encoded here:
- the LOC103714136 gene encoding methylthioribose kinase-like, encoding MVVATDGFRPLDEKSLVDYIKATPTLCAQLGNQVDGLAVKEVGDGNLNFVYIVIGAAGSLVIKQALPYIRCIGESWPMTKERAYFETLALQEHGRVCPNHVPEVYHFDRPMSLIAMRYLKPPHIILRKGLIAGIEYPLLAQHMSDYMAKTLFFTSLLYHSTSEHKRAVAEFCGNVELCRLTEQVVFSDPYKVSQYNRWTSPYLDRDAEAVRDDDCLKIEVAELKSKFCERAQALIHGDLHTGSIMVTSDSTQVIDPEFAFYGPMGFDLGAFLGNLILAFFAQDGHADKGNDRQAYKQWILRTTEETWNLFQKQFISLWDEHKDGNGEAYPVSIYNKPELQLLAQKRYMANLFHDALGFGAAKMIRRIVGVAHVEDFESIADASKRAYCERRALDFAKMLLKERRRFQTINEVISAIQEIPAF